The Ictalurus punctatus breed USDA103 chromosome 17, Coco_2.0, whole genome shotgun sequence sequence TAATGCTCgcttttgaaaacattttatacTTGTGACAGCCAAAACAGTTGTAATTATATACCAGGAGAAATGTAGCGAATTCTgtatttcctttatttaaaatttatatatatatatatatatatatatatatatatatatatatatatatatatatatatatatatatatatatatatatatatatatatatatataacacacacacacacacacacacacgtctattTCAACTATTAAAAAAGGGGCTGCATTTCAGGAAAGGACATCAAATCAGAGAGCTAAAACAGGTAGACACTTAATAtctgtttagtttttttccaGGTTTATTTTGGAATGTTTTGAGCTCAGCAAATTGCTGTGTTCCCCCACGCAAACAGGATCATttataaaaactatttttaaaagccatttaacatttatatgaaCCATTTCTCATCACCATTACTCTtagaatatgtaaatatatcaaacattttttgttttataataggGTAAAGATGCCTTCGGCAAAATAAACACCATTTTCATGTACAATAGTGTCCTGTTACCTGATTTAGCAGCAGGACACTAAAGATTCATTGGTAATATGCATGGAGTTGGTCTTTGTTAATACCCGATGCAAAGTGTGAGCATGGGTGGAGAACACTTCACAACCTGTTATACTATAAAGTGTGGGTgagattgattaattaattaacaattGCTTGTGACCACAACGTGATTTCTGAAAACACTGAATCTCTTGGAAACGTGCGTATGCCCATGTGCCCTCAGTGCCATATTTAGATTCTGTTTGAACAGTATATGGGGAAACAAGCACCAAACAAAATGTCTGACAAACTCAACTTGTACTCATAGTAGCTACAGTAGACTGCCTGAATATTTCAGCTGAAGTATGGTACTTCGGTAAAAATTAGCATGTCATCCAAAGTAAGTAGAAAAAAGTAGCATCACCCACCAACTgacaaaaaaacctttttttttccacctcctTGTAATCTTTCACAGCTACTCCGTAGCCTGCAGAGCAGCAGTGTTGTGCCAAGCTATGCTCCCAACTGcttgatgttaaaaaaaaaagaaaaaaaaagaaaaagtaaataaCAGGGTTTTGATGTTtaaccaaacaacaacaattcaaCCAAGCTCCGCAAAATTTCCATTGCGCAAAAGTAGTTGATAGACATTTGGTATGGACAAAACTGATcatttaataaaacacttgtgtTGGAGTGGTGAACTGCTACATTATTGGTTACAGGaccgtttaaaaataaaataaaaaaagaaaacagttactttggtatttaaaaaaatgtgtaaagttCACAGCATAATTCAAGAGGGGAGAAAGGCAGTCACAAATTTCAGCGAATATTTCTGTACTAAAAAGTGAATAAGCAAATTGAAGTAAACAGTGTTCAATGGAAAGCGTACAATCAAAAGGAACaggaacaaataaataaaattaagcaTTTCATATAGGGGTGACTAACTCTGCTGTGAAATCCTATTTGATAAGAAAGAATTATAGGAAGTCACTATTAAAACACTTGACCCTGTAATTATGAGTCCCTTAAGtccctttgttaaataaaggcttcttaATAACCTcttgattactttttttttttttttttttaaactctactCAGCATTCCTCTAAATAACGATCGTTTATGTTAAAAGAAGAGGAAAGCCGTATTTATCTGAACAGCATTGTCCGTGTTCTTTTCACTCAAATGTTCAAAAAAATCATAAGGCCAACAGGGTTCTTAACGTGAACCCCTAAATCTGTATCTGACCCCGTTTTCAGTGCATCCTCTCCATAACTTGAACACGTAGTGAGACGCGTCTCAGCCTGAACACTACTGCAGCTCCTTCTGCTCCCACAGTCTGAGAACACGCTTCTCACAGTTACACAATACAGACAACACCAAAGACCACTGCGAGTACTTCTTCCTGCACACACTACAGGTTTTAAACATACAGCTCCTCTGAGAGGTTTCAAATGAAGGGTAAATAAATTAtcaagggaaaaagaaaaagctaaATGATTCACCGTTAGAAcgtaaatggatttttttttttgcattgctttaCATGTAGATAGTTGTGTGGCAGTTATTGGCTCTGAAATACTAAAAacgagatttaaaaaaaatgaacaaataacgAGTGGGACGTGAGTACTATGTGTAGTGAGTGAACTGGCAGATGCAATCTTATGATGGTCATTTTGCAGTATTACGAATGAGTCTGTTAggtggaccaaaaaaaaagaaaaaaaagagaaagaaaaaaaagaaaaaaaaaaaaagatttgaaatacATATACTTTAAATACTCTTCAGTTGTAGCGTTTCAGTGATATCTCCCCTAAAAAGTGAGCAGCTTTTTGTTCTCTATGCACCATTTAAAAATTGGAGAAAAGGAAAATATCacctagaaaaaaaatattcataataaccacatacagaaaaaacaaaacattttcagattAGTCACGAACTAGCCATGGAGCTCGGCTGAACGCAGACTCCAGTCATCGGAGACTCATCTCTATCAATGCCTTGTCTCATTCCCAAATGTCCCTCTGTTATGAAGTGCCCGGGCCCCGAGTTGGAGGGAACCGAGTACGGTGGATGTCCAGCGATGCCAGTTTCTTGGCGGGGATTTGAGAAGGCACCCAAACCCATGCTCCCGATTCGGCTGAAGCCCAGGGCTGTGGTGGGCCCCTGGCGGAACTGGTACACCTGGTGGCCATGGTTTCCTGTGGAagaggaagaggtggaggaagaggaggcagAGGAAGACAGCGATGTCATGGACAGATGGCCATGCCCGACCTCCATGGAGTCCTGCGTGGAGGCGCTGTTGGTGGGCGAGTTGTAGAGCCGTGACCGAGGGAACGCGGTTATGACCTGTccatggtgatggtgatggtgatggtggtggtggtgatgaggGTGTAATGCTTTAGGATGCTGGGGAGGCACATGAAAGGTGGTCTCCTGCACTGGATGCGTCTCTACCGTGACAACTTCTGGGCCAACACCATCAGTCCATACTACAGGAGGATGGTAAGGCTGTCTTTTCTGTAAGAGAAACAAACACAGGCACGACTGTTCATATATACGCAtgcaaaaacagcaaaaaaaaaaaaaaaccctgcacgGTCAACACAAAATAGGGTGGCAACACTAACAAGAAAATTACCCTATCACACAAAGTCTTCCAAGAATACCCTAGTGTATTtgttgggttattttttttaaacaacacaatACACCATGAACTACCGAAGATAGGCTAcctaatgaataaaacactgaggTGTGTTgttggagaaaaacaaaaaccaatcaatcaatcaatcaatgacGAGGTCATGTGATGCAAGCCAATGCAAAGCTGTTGATTGTTACCACTCTGAAGTTGCTTTTCCTAAACCAGCACATCACAAAGTGGTCCAAAAAcgccccccaaaaaaaaataaattacaattttaaattaattaacgagtgggggaggggggtgacTATCAAGTTACAGAGAAGCAGGAAAGTGCAAAGCCCACctttcccatgttggaaaaACCTCACAATATCAAATATTACACATTTGTCTTAGTTAAACaagagattttaaaaatccatgtaTTTATTAGGTTTAGATGATATAGTTCTCCCACCTTAAATGTCCCCGTGAATAAGTTGTGAATAAGTTgatactatagaaacaataagatGCTAGAatgagtgcgttaatataaaacACATGAATTAAAGCCAGCACTACTGTAAGAGCGGCAGTTAGAAAAAACACCTTCTAGGTTTAGAGAATTTGACAGCATTGTGGAATAATAAATTAGCAGCTCGTTCGTTTTCTTTGATCTGAACAGTATAAATTTTTGACCCTTTGCTACGGAGATGTAGGAAACGACACTGAAAAATACCCGTACAGAAGCAATAGAAATCATTAGGTCTAAACTGTAGATACTGCCTCTTCTATGGATATGCAGCTGGAAAATTCAGTATCAGAATAACTGCCTTGgtttatacacagacacacacaatgaaaTGCACAAATACTTGTAAGTAATTTTATTATTCTTGCAATATACTCCTTAAAGCCAccaatgtttttgtgttttgtgtgttcaACATTAAGTGTTGAGCCCTAAAGTCTCCACTGACCTGAGGGCGGAGGTTGTCACAGTCTATGCTTGGCATTGCTGTGCTAAAGTGCCCCCCACTGTGCCGATGATGGTGAGTGGGATCAGACCTCGCTCTGCCACTGGTACTCGTTCCAGATGATCCTCCTGAAATCAGGgaaaatgtgctgtttttattgcttttccaCAAACATTTCACATAAACCTTGAAATATTAAATTTGGAATATTGTTTAGCCCTGGAACCATATGTACAAGATAAGCAGTACTGTTTCTCCAGCGTTTTTTTCAACCTAATTCCATCTATTGCATCaggagtgcgtgtgtgtgattgcttTCAGAGCTTATGATGGCAGCCTGTGATAGGTTGCTGGAAAGGTCAATTACATATTTATTCAAaagttttcctttctctctctctctttaattttTTATAGAATGCATTgactaaatattatttatattatacatttgtTTCCACAAAACAGGATTTGTGTTTTTCCCCTCTCAGTGTAGGAAACATGCTGAAATACTTGGTAGGCTGACTTCACAGATTGTTGCtcaattttaaaatgaatatatcGTTTTTTAAGAAAGAAGTGCTAATCAGTGATGACAATTTCGGAACAATGTGATTCCTTGCAGCTTGCGTAGAAATTAGCCCGtcctttcattttcatatgtCCACAGAAAAACGGACAGCTGAGCGGCGACGCGAGGTGAACGCCTTCGAAACGATCTCAGTGTAATTGGTTGTTTGTTTCCATGTCAAGTGAATTAAACCTCATTTGAAAATACGATACATTTCCAGTGATTACTTTAATAAACAGTCTAATTTCTCAGTAATTTTGCATTGACAATTCTTCTGCTGTAAATGTTCTGTACTATTCGGAAAAAGGTGTGGTCGGTCGAGAACGATTACGTTTTGAAAATACAAAttcaaacagaaatacaaaactccaaaactgtatattattattattattaaaaaacaacaaaaaaagaaacctctTCCAGACTAGGGAGATATGATGATATAAGATCGATatcattatacattataatacGATATGTGGTTTGGAGATCGTGCGTTATCTTTTTGCATGTTTTAAATTATGCCACTGCTGGGAAAGCACGGTCTGCTCTTTTCTGCATACACGAGctcacacagagggagagagagaaagagagcgccATTCCTCCCACCTGGAGGTCATGGCTAGTTCTGCTCCCATTGGCCACGGATGGCTGTGGAATTGTTGGGTTTTTAACTTGTTGGGGTTTGATCTCATGATGATAGGGCCATATAATGTAGAGGGATTAGAAGAGGAAGATTTTGATTGACGATACAGAACTATGATTGTGGGGGACTGATTTTTAATCgtaatatatagtatttataataataataataataatgcatgttaTGGGTATCACAATTACTCTGTAGTACatgtgtagtgcactatatgccCAATTCAATGCTATTTGAATTTAAGCCACAGAAAAAGCAGTTTTCTGCACAAAATATTTTGTGTTCAGTAGATAAGCTCTTTTAACAGAAAACAAGCCCTAGGCCTATTTTATTCTCTTACTCAATCTGGATCTAATCTAAGCAGTATGTGTTACCAAAAATTCATGCTTTATAATGTTAGCCTCAATAAAACTTATTTTAATGCAGGAATAAActccttttcttttcaaaaaaaaaaaaaaaaaaaaaaaagttgaatgaAGATGTGTCCTAATGTTCTCATTCATAGATTGAGGTGAAACCTCTTAATAGCACTTATCGAGTCACTCGTTTTCTGTAAGTAGGGATTACTGAGTAGGCAAAGTGGAAGACTATTTGCAGAACACCTGAGCTTGAGGATGTACTAGAGGTGGTCCCTGAGGACTGCGAATGCTCAAGTGCAGGACTTGTTGAAACACTGCTGCTTGTGTTTGTTCCCTCATCTGCAGTCTTCTTAAAGAAGCTGTGCTGGAGCGCGTAGTAGGGCTGGATTCGAGTCTTGGGGTCATAGTCCAGCATTCTGAGCACAAGGTCCTTGAACTTCAAGTAGTCAGCCACCGCGTGGCCAGATTCGCCGCCTCTTCGACCGCCAGGTCCACCAGCCTCCACCCCCAAGATGGCATGGAGTTTACGAGAAGCTGGGGGTTTGTACTGTTGGCAGAGAAACACACAACTTAGTAATGAACACAGAAGCTCAGCATTgtccacagaaaaaaaaaactaacggTAATAAAAACACACCCTTTTCCCATCTTTGGTCTTCTTAATGCTCCACGTCCCATCAGACAACTTCTCAAAAAACTTTCTGGCTTTTGGTGCAAGGTCCATTATGTGACTGGGTGGGATACCTAGGACTTCAACTATTTTGTTCATTTGGTCCACCtgtgtagggggaaaaaaaagctttatttttttccttctctacACATAGATACAGTACACGAACAattacactgtacactacattTGACAGACTGTATAATTACAATTACCTCCTTATTGTGTCACTATGTTTATTTGTTGCAAATCTTAGATTTTCTGACACAATCAGACAATCCAGGATGGACCTTTAGGCATTTAGTTTAGAATACCTCAGACCAAACTgattaaattaatgaatgtgtgtgtatatgtgtatatatatatatatatatatatatatatatatatagagagagagagagagagagagagagagagagagatagagagagaggaaaggattTATCAGATTTCATAATTTGTTTCATGAACAAACAAATGcataataattaaatgaatatgcGACAACTACTAAATGTTCGGTttgctaaaaataaaacaataataatcttTTCAGAAGTAtgtactgttttaaaaaaaaatttttttttatagatgacCTGCATTTTACTGACTCAGTCATGAAGATGATGTTTCTCACCTCGTTGGCTCCACTGAACAAAGGCTCTCCTGTATGCATTTCCACAAGAATGCACCCCAATGACCACATGTCTATTGCCAGATCATATGGCATTCCTAACAGCACTTCAGGGGAGCGGTAGAAACGACTCTGGATATACTGATATATCTGAAAAGGACACGATTACATATAAacaatcaagaaaaaaaacccaacacacaGAAGATGAGAAAACTGCTCAAACCGTACCCTCTGTCCCAGTTGGCAGGAGCTTCCAAAGTCCACGATTTTAATCGCGCTTCTCTTGGGATTACATAGTAGGATGTTCTCGGGCTTGAGGTCACAGTGGATGATGCTGAGTTCAGGAGTGGCAAGAAACAGCAGTGCGGTGCAGAGCTGCTGGGCAAATTTCCGTGTCAGGTTTAAAGATACGCCTCTAAAGTTTGTGTTTCGTAACAAGTCATACAGGTTGTATGACAACATTTCAAACACTAAGCAAAGGTGATTCCGAAACATGAAGTGCCGCTTCAGATgaactaaagaaaaaaagggggggaaataaaacaaaaagtagTTAGAGTGTTATTGAATtgaaaaattttgaaaaataattttactaaaaacaatgtaatacacacaaacaaacagaagtATAGTCTATACACACAGTATGTCCAATTCTACATTAATAAATTGCATCCCAAGATTCAAAATGCGGTCTGAAGTTTTTAAATACCTATGTAATATTTCATTTCTGTATCATGTTTGTTCATGAGCTCCAGCAGCCGCACTTCAATCTGAGCTTGATTCAGAAAAGCCTTCTTGTTCTTGATTATTTTGATTGCTACCCATTCCTGCTCAGCACGGTCATAAGCTTTAACAACCTGCAAAAACCCAATTAAAAGACATCAGTACACATAAACCCTGTTAAACCCTCAAGTCCAAAACCACAGCAGAGGTTTGGGCCAAATTTATATCGAAATGTCAGCAATCAAAACTTGTGAAAACAGTGAAAaagtacactccatggaaattgttggctttttttttttttttgacgacacatttgatcctctttgaaatagTGCCTATTAATAGTGTAtaggtgatacactatcaaaaGGACACATAAAATTGCcaaaaaacagataaaagtaagtacacccctacatttatcacaccttcaaatccataaaattagaatcaggtgttgaagattgggtgccagtgattataacctgcttagggagtgcaggtggaacctgttctatttatacccctctcatatctagtgtctggtgttccctttgctattgaggtgtgtgatgtcattATGCCAACATCTAaggagttctataaggccttcagaagaaaaaaaaaacggttgtggatgcctacgagtctggcaagggatctCTAAAAAGATctctaaattatttgaaatacatcattccactgtaaggaaaatcatctacaactGGCACAGATTTCATACAGCTGTCATTTTGTCCAGGACTAGCCAtcccaggccttttggaataatgtgctctcgacagacaaatcaaagacggagttgtttggccacagtaactgCTGACACTTTTGGTGCAGACAAAAGGCAGATTTTCAGCAGAAGCACATCATACCGACTGTGAAGCACGggggtggaaatgttatggtttagggttgcttcgctgcctcagggactggacagttgattcattgattcaattatgaattctacatcatatcaaagagtgtttgaagacaatgtgaggccatctgtctgaaggTTGAAGTTGAAACTGAAAGTGGAATTTTCAACagaataatgatcctaagcatgcTAGCAAATCCAGTAAAGAACAGCTCGAAAAGAAGAAACTGCGGGTTATGGAAAGGCCTaatcaaagcccggatttgaatcccattgaaatattGTGGAGGGATTTGTAACAGGCAGAACAGTCAAGAAAAccttcaaacatcttgcaactgaaagaacaTTGCATGgaagtggtcaaaaattccagcaagccgatgtcagagactggtgaacgattatgcaaaacgcctacaaaaAGTAATTTCTGCTAGGGaagcaatactagcttctgaggccaagggtgtacttactttttccacagaagaatctcaCATCTATTGagatttctgttgaataaaaaactaaaaaaaatttccttagggttttgttcaagtacatcaactttattaatacaCACTTTCAAAGATGACAGAAtgcttgcttgtccaaatatttgtaataaaaaaaaaaaagccaacattttccatggggtgtacttagattttcacatgactgtgtaaTATAATGTCCAGTTGGACTCATCATCTGAATATGACAAAACTGTGTGTTCGAGACCGTACCTGCCCAAATGAACCCTTTCCTATTAAAGAGTCAATTTCATAACGGTCCATCCACTTCTCTCCATTCTTAACAATGTAATCAAAGTTGTCATCATCATAGCCATCGTTGAAgactttcttctctttcttatGGCTGGAGTCCTCACAATGACCCTGTTGATGCCGTCGTTTCTTTTTTGCATAATACACCTACACAGAAGGGGGAAATAAACAGCAATTTCTTTCATGTTTGTCTCATACAAAAGCAGTCCGTTTTAGATGGGTGTTCATTAAATGATATACAGGGTGTCAGTGAGAATAACATATACTTCATGTTGTATTTATTCTCAACATGTTCACCCTCATGCGCTAAGCACATACTCAGCTGCTGTATCATCTTTGTGATAATTTTGCTCAACAAATTCCCCTTGGTTCCTGACCTCCTGGACACCCTGTTATTTAGTGTGCCACATTAAAATTTGTGACAGTCAGAGGTGTCAACATCGACAACCAGAAAAAACAGGTAGCGAGAGAGGGGGGGTAATAAAAACAACGACGAATTTTTACCACAGCATCAATTCTTACGTGCTCATAGCATGaatgaacatctgcaaaacaccCAAGTTGCTCTATTCACTTATATAATAGCAACTATAAAAAGCCATTCCCTCGCCAGAAGCTCTTATTTTCTCACTCTTTTCAGTTACCAAGAAACCTGAAAGCCTAAAATCATCTGTCCTGGAGACTGTCCCATCACCAAAAAACTTACTGTTACCGGATATTCACACCATAAATATTCAGCAAACATCTACTTACAACTATTATAggtttttaatccgtttattacTACAAAACTTAGCCCGTGTATTGGCAGAATAACAAAGTTCTGGGTTAGGCTTAAAGACTGAAACAggacagcaataataataataataataataataataataaactattttacagagcgcctttaaaagcagcttctcaaagggctgtacacaaaataagtagtacacaatttttttttattataaaaataactaataataaaagtaaacatcAGCAAGCAAATGGTAGTTTAAAGAAGTAggtcttgagttgagctttaaataatataatgtgaTTGATAATTAAAATCTTAGCGTTTACCTCCCTTTAAACATAATGAAACATTAGTCAGTTTTGGCAGCAGATCTTACCTCATTAATGTGTTTGTAGGTTTTGATTAAGTCAACAGAGAGCTTCCTCAATGGAGCTGCGGTTGGCTCACGAAAACACTGGGGCATGTGCCTCTGTATGAAGACacgcacagacagacacagagcttTAGGTTGAGGTATACAGCAGGTCACTCTTCATTTTTCTTGGACCTACACTACTTCAGTTAAAAATCAATGCAAAAATTTCGGCCTGCAGGCAAGGACCATGTTTGGATTATAGTGTTGTTATGGTATCATGGTCGTATGGAGTATGATCAGATGGCTGCTTCACTGTCGCCTCACCATCAGTAAAggaatgtgtaataataataataataataataataataataataataataatcaccaccaccaccaccatcatcatcatcatcagcgcAGTTGGGATCACAAGTGCTCACGGATTTTTAGGTGAATCTGCAGTAATGCTCAGTGAAAAGTAAAACGTTGAAAACGTTTTACTTGATGAACGTAGTAAAACGTTCGATGTTTGAGCATTTTTTTGGTTTAGTTTAAATCACCTTccaattatcatcatcattaacgTTATTTGTAATGTGTTAGACAGACACTTTGTTGTACTGGAactatccatttatttatttatttattttacctttgACCAAAAACTGAAAGTACAGATTTTGACCATTTTCAGACAATTTTTCAGTGACAATCACAAATATAGATTTATTGAgagattatttattatatagaaCTGGTGTAAAATATATACTTTGTCTAATGTTAGTGAAGTTGAACATACACTATACAGATAAAACCATGAGCATTAACATAGACTCATAGGCCTCAACCACCTTTGCTGTTTTAAGATCCTCTACTTTTCTCTGAAAGCTTTGCACTACATTTTAGGaaatggctgtggggatttgctcattcagccacaagagcattagcgaggtcaggcactgatgtcaggtgaggaggctcAGTCAGCGTTTCAGTTCATcttaaaggtgttcagtggggttgaggtcagggctctgtgctgACCACTCGAGTTCTTACACTCTGaccttggcaaatcatgtctttataaaagctcgctttgtgcacaagggcattgtcatgctggaacaggtttgggcctcgtagtttcagtgaagggaaattgtaatgctacatcatacagactttgtggcaacagttcggggaagaaccacatatgggtgtgatggtcaggtgtccacatactgcTGGCCATATAATGTACACTGACCGAACGTATTTAACATTAAcaaactcaaaacattctccatttacccCGACAGAAAGCAAGGGAGCGCTGTGAGTCGAGTACGTGTGATATGGGGGAAGGGGGCTTTCAGGACATGTCAGTTAATATTGGAGACACAAATCACTCCAGATTCATATGAGGCACATCTCCTATTTTATTGAGGAGAACAAGACTGCTCTTTTCATGTATTAGGAGTTATAACTCATATTAGTGTTCACCAAGGTTAAATCATGAAGCTCCAACACAAAACGCGTTAACAGGTTTAGTATTTTAATATAATCGGAATAATCGTCATTGGCTATCATGGCAGTGTAATATCATGTAGAGCTgataatatcattatatcacACAAGTGCAgcataaaatgtactttttaccAGATTAAATTCCTTACTCCAGTGGTTCCCATCCCTTTGGTGTGCAGCTCTGACTTCCCAAAACAATTCACAACCCCACTGCCTCAGAACTCCCCCAAATCATACTACATCAACCTCCATTTCGATGTGCAGGTGAAGTGGCCTGCTCTGAAAACCCTTTGGCTGTTGTAAACACGTTCGCTGCTACCTCTACTTCCACTCCTACCATGTTCATAACTACCAAACATGATGGCTatcaaacacacagaacacagcattgctaataataattaaacaaaacaaccatCAACGATCTATTTTTGGCTAAACGACGCTGCAAACTAAGTTTGTGAGATTCTGGGTAATACACTGTTGTCCTGTTGTGCCCACAATTATTGTCAGTTGATAACATTATCCCCTGTGACTTTGAGTGGAGACaagaagtgggcgtggccagaTGCATGTAACGCACGTCATGTACACGTAATGTCATTACAGCGAAAAATATACCAGAAGCTTGTTACGAGTCGGCTGAAGCTGCAATTGCTAGTATTTGCATTtagtcagggtttttttttttttgattaattgcCTGTTAACAAGGTCAGGAATGTT is a genomic window containing:
- the dyrk1ab gene encoding dual-specificity tyrosine-(Y)-phosphorylation regulated kinase 1A, b, coding for MAAPMLHSHPQHSDCHQQSTEQSGTVLPYSDQTHALTANQRHMPQCFREPTAAPLRKLSVDLIKTYKHINEVYYAKKKRRHQQGHCEDSSHKKEKKVFNDGYDDDNFDYIVKNGEKWMDRYEIDSLIGKGSFGQVVKAYDRAEQEWVAIKIIKNKKAFLNQAQIEVRLLELMNKHDTEMKYYIVHLKRHFMFRNHLCLVFEMLSYNLYDLLRNTNFRGVSLNLTRKFAQQLCTALLFLATPELSIIHCDLKPENILLCNPKRSAIKIVDFGSSCQLGQRIYQYIQSRFYRSPEVLLGMPYDLAIDMWSLGCILVEMHTGEPLFSGANEVDQMNKIVEVLGIPPSHIMDLAPKARKFFEKLSDGTWSIKKTKDGKRYKPPASRKLHAILGVEAGGPGGRRGGESGHAVADYLKFKDLVLRMLDYDPKTRIQPYYALQHSFFKKTADEGTNTSSSVSTSPALEHSQSSGTTSSTSSSSGGSSGTSTSGRARSDPTHHHRHSGGHFSTAMPSIDCDNLRPQKRQPYHPPVVWTDGVGPEVVTVETHPVQETTFHVPPQHPKALHPHHHHHHHHHHHHGQVITAFPRSRLYNSPTNSASTQDSMEVGHGHLSMTSLSSSASSSSTSSSSTGNHGHQVYQFRQGPTTALGFSRIGSMGLGAFSNPRQETGIAGHPPYSVPSNSGPGHFITEGHLGMRQGIDRDESPMTGVCVQPSSMASS